One window of the Ananas comosus cultivar F153 linkage group 21, ASM154086v1, whole genome shotgun sequence genome contains the following:
- the LOC109726171 gene encoding 40S ribosomal protein S27-2-like, translating into MVLQNDVDLLNPPAELEKRKHKLKRLVQSPNSFFMDVKCQGCFTITTVFSHSQTVVMCGGCQTVLCQPTGGRARLTEGCSFRRKGD; encoded by the exons ATG GTTCTCCAAAACGATGTCGATCTCCTAAACCCTCCCGCGGAGCTCGAGAAGAGGAAACACAAGCTCAAGAGGCTCGTTCAATCCCCCAATTCCTTTTTTATG GATGTTAAATGCCAAGGATGCTTCACCAT AACAACTGTGTTTAGCCACTCGCAGACCGTAGTGATGTGCGGCGGCTGCCAAACCGTTCTGTGCCAGCCGACCGGCGGCCGCGCCAGGCTCACCGAAGGATGCTCATTCCGCAGAAAGGGCGACTGA